A window of the Chitinivorax sp. B genome harbors these coding sequences:
- the trpS gene encoding tryptophan--tRNA ligase, producing the protein MSRITSTILTGDRPTGPLHLGHFVGSLRNRVKYQGEYRQFIMLADSQALTDNMHDVGKIHRNLYEVALDYLAVGIDPSLSTIFVQSQLPELAELSFYFLNLVTVARLERNPTVKEEIRQRGFERDIPAGFLTYPASQAADITAFKAALVPVGEDQIPMIEQTNEIVRSLNRIAGRELLVEAKALVPEIGRLPGIDGKAKMSKSLGNTINLGALPEEIRAAVKKVYTDPLHLRIDDPGHLEGNVAFTYLDAFDPDQASLAQMKDHYVRGGLADSVVKARLESCLQELLAPIRERRQQLEKDRGYILQVLKDGTDRAREVAANTVTEVKSVLGLSYFS; encoded by the coding sequence ATGTCCAGAATTACCTCCACAATTTTGACCGGAGACCGTCCGACAGGGCCGCTGCACCTTGGCCATTTTGTAGGCAGTTTACGTAATAGGGTTAAGTATCAAGGTGAATATCGTCAATTCATCATGCTGGCTGATAGTCAGGCGTTGACTGACAATATGCATGACGTAGGAAAAATTCATCGCAACTTGTATGAGGTTGCACTCGACTATCTGGCTGTTGGGATTGATCCCAGCTTATCTACCATATTCGTTCAGTCACAGCTTCCAGAGCTCGCGGAACTAAGTTTTTATTTCCTGAATCTGGTAACGGTCGCACGATTGGAGCGTAATCCTACTGTCAAAGAGGAAATACGCCAACGTGGCTTTGAGCGTGACATTCCGGCCGGGTTTCTGACCTATCCTGCTAGCCAGGCTGCGGATATTACTGCATTCAAGGCTGCACTTGTTCCCGTCGGTGAAGATCAGATACCAATGATTGAACAGACGAATGAAATTGTCAGGAGTTTGAACCGAATAGCTGGTCGAGAGTTGTTGGTTGAAGCAAAGGCATTGGTACCAGAAATTGGTCGATTGCCGGGCATCGATGGCAAGGCAAAGATGAGCAAGTCTCTCGGCAATACCATTAATCTCGGTGCATTACCTGAAGAAATTCGGGCAGCAGTTAAAAAGGTCTATACAGATCCCTTGCATCTGAGAATTGATGATCCAGGGCACCTTGAAGGCAACGTGGCGTTTACCTACCTAGATGCATTCGATCCAGATCAGGCAAGTCTTGCTCAAATGAAGGACCACTATGTGCGTGGCGGCTTGGCCGATAGTGTTGTCAAAGCGCGTTTGGAGTCCTGCTTACAGGAACTGCTTGCACCGATTCGTGAACGTCGTCAGCAATTGGAAAAAGACCGTGGCTATATTCTTCAAGTATTGAAAGATGGGACCGATCGTGCCCGTGAAGTGGCGGCCAATACGGTGACTGAGGTTAAGTCGGTGTTGGGTTTGAGTTACTTTTCATGA
- a CDS encoding isochorismatase family protein: MHDAALIVIDMQQGAFDGELIEPIHQADQLINHTVALIEAARAAARPVIFVQHCEGPGELFSEGVPQWRLHPALQRSSQDQVIKKQASSAFENTNLSAVLTDLSVRTVILCGLQSDFCVSNTANAALAGGFDVHVAQDAHSTWPNENRPAAELIDVTNRRLVEAGCKLASTKALSAHLTEAKE; the protein is encoded by the coding sequence ATGCATGATGCCGCTTTGATTGTCATTGATATGCAGCAAGGTGCCTTTGATGGCGAGTTGATCGAGCCGATCCATCAGGCTGATCAGTTGATCAACCACACGGTGGCATTGATTGAGGCGGCTAGAGCTGCTGCCAGACCGGTCATCTTCGTTCAACATTGTGAAGGCCCTGGAGAGTTGTTTTCGGAAGGTGTGCCACAATGGCGGCTTCATCCTGCCTTGCAGCGGTCTTCTCAGGATCAGGTGATCAAAAAGCAGGCATCCAGCGCGTTTGAGAACACCAACCTGTCAGCGGTGCTGACAGACCTGTCGGTTCGTACGGTGATTCTTTGCGGGCTGCAAAGCGATTTCTGTGTATCCAACACAGCCAATGCGGCCCTGGCTGGAGGATTTGACGTACATGTCGCGCAGGATGCGCATAGCACTTGGCCGAACGAAAATCGTCCAGCTGCCGAGTTGATCGACGTGACCAATCGGCGTTTGGTAGAGGCAGGTTGCAAGCTGGCATCAACAAAAGCACTGAGCGCACACCTGACTGAAGCGAAGGAATAG
- a CDS encoding MarR family transcriptional regulator, giving the protein MANQPVTSLLLDQQLCFALYSTSLAMNKVYRKLLRQLDLTYPQYLVMMVLWEQDALTVRDIGEHLFLDSATLTPLLKRMEASGLVNRVRDANDERQVIVTLTTAGQALKQRAKAVPNEVMCAAECEPETLLQIKHELEQLRDKLMRHAEDEK; this is encoded by the coding sequence ATGGCTAACCAACCCGTTACTTCGTTATTGCTGGACCAGCAGCTGTGCTTTGCGCTGTATTCCACATCGCTGGCCATGAACAAGGTCTATCGCAAGCTGTTGCGTCAGCTTGATCTGACTTACCCGCAGTATTTGGTAATGATGGTACTGTGGGAGCAAGATGCATTGACGGTACGGGACATTGGCGAACACTTGTTTCTGGATTCGGCAACACTGACACCACTGCTGAAACGTATGGAAGCATCGGGGTTGGTGAATCGGGTACGTGATGCCAACGACGAGAGACAGGTAATTGTGACCCTGACCACGGCAGGTCAAGCTTTGAAGCAACGGGCCAAAGCCGTACCGAATGAGGTAATGTGTGCCGCTGAGTGTGAACCAGAGACACTGTTGCAGATCAAACACGAATTAGAGCAGTTGCGAGACAAGTTGATGCGTCACGCAGAAGATGAGAAGTGA
- a CDS encoding organic hydroperoxide resistance protein encodes MSIEKVLYRATAKATGGRDGRAVSSDNALDVKLTTPRELGGAGGEGTNPEQLFAAGYSACFIGAMKLVAARNKITLPADVSIEGVVGIGPISNGFGIEVELKISLPGMARADAESLVEKAHIVCPYSNATRGNIDVKLILL; translated from the coding sequence ATGTCGATCGAAAAAGTACTGTACCGTGCAACGGCTAAAGCAACTGGTGGCCGCGATGGCCGCGCGGTATCCTCGGATAACGCTCTGGATGTCAAACTCACCACACCACGTGAATTGGGTGGTGCTGGTGGCGAGGGTACTAACCCTGAACAACTGTTTGCTGCTGGCTATTCGGCGTGCTTTATTGGTGCAATGAAACTGGTCGCGGCGCGTAACAAGATCACTTTGCCGGCAGATGTATCCATCGAAGGTGTGGTCGGAATTGGTCCGATTTCTAATGGCTTTGGTATTGAAGTGGAATTGAAGATTTCACTTCCAGGAATGGCCCGGGCTGATGCGGAATCGCTGGTCGAGAAAGCGCATATTGTTTGTCCCTATTCGAATGCAACCCGCGGCAACATTGATGTGAAGTTGATATTGCTGTAA
- a CDS encoding XRE family transcriptional regulator, with translation MSIIMDDITPYIAQRIRSEREARGWSLGDLAERSGVAKATISKIERGEASPTATVLGRLSGGLGLSLSTLLARAEAGLNRVRRKAEQDIWQDPETGYIRQQVWPADEGPLELVEVALPAGTTVAYPASAYAFSARLIWMLDGELSFQEGSVTHQLQAGDCLRLGPPSDCCYINQSNEACRYAVVLSHSRRA, from the coding sequence TTGTCAATAATAATGGACGACATTACGCCATACATTGCGCAACGCATTCGTAGCGAACGCGAGGCCAGAGGTTGGTCTTTGGGGGACCTGGCAGAACGGTCCGGTGTTGCCAAAGCCACCATCAGCAAAATCGAACGCGGCGAAGCCAGCCCAACGGCCACCGTACTGGGTCGCCTGTCCGGGGGCTTGGGCTTGTCACTGTCCACATTACTTGCGCGTGCGGAAGCTGGCTTGAATCGGGTCAGGCGTAAAGCAGAACAAGATATCTGGCAAGATCCCGAAACGGGATACATCCGGCAGCAAGTCTGGCCTGCGGACGAAGGGCCATTGGAACTGGTAGAAGTGGCACTGCCGGCGGGTACCACGGTGGCCTATCCGGCATCAGCTTATGCTTTCAGCGCCAGATTGATCTGGATGCTGGATGGCGAATTGAGTTTTCAGGAGGGATCGGTCACGCACCAATTACAAGCGGGTGACTGCCTGCGGCTGGGACCACCCAGCGACTGCTGCTACATCAATCAAAGCAACGAAGCCTGCCGCTATGCGGTGGTACTCTCGCACAGCCGACGGGCTTGA
- a CDS encoding DUF3034 family protein codes for MALNVVQASANDLSVSLRMDPGSRLIATGGATQLEGAGGGGIVPWAVITGYAAHGEWGGTAFRTDIAIDDFNLQSIGLALAASDRLELSIARQRFGAGDTVPGEVIRQDIVGFKLRLLGDAIYDQDRWWPQLALGVQHKRNRDFQLIPKALGAKHDHGLDVYLAATKVHLAGLFGRNWLWNVTLRGTRANQMGILGFGGDRRDRMQWLPEVSMAVLLTDQLAVGGEYRRKPNNLSVYEEDAYSDGFISWWPSKQISFTVARARLGNVADKPNQRGWYLSTQLAF; via the coding sequence ATGGCGTTGAATGTTGTACAGGCCAGTGCCAATGACTTGTCGGTATCACTGAGAATGGACCCAGGCAGTCGTCTGATTGCGACAGGTGGGGCGACTCAACTGGAAGGTGCGGGTGGCGGTGGGATCGTACCCTGGGCGGTGATAACAGGTTATGCGGCGCACGGTGAATGGGGAGGAACAGCTTTTCGTACCGATATTGCGATTGATGACTTCAATCTGCAAAGCATTGGGTTGGCGTTGGCGGCCAGCGACCGGCTGGAACTGAGCATAGCACGACAGCGCTTTGGTGCTGGTGACACAGTGCCAGGTGAGGTGATCCGGCAGGATATTGTTGGTTTCAAGCTGCGGTTGCTGGGTGATGCCATCTACGATCAGGATCGTTGGTGGCCGCAACTGGCATTGGGTGTGCAGCATAAGCGCAATCGTGATTTCCAGCTGATTCCTAAAGCACTGGGTGCCAAACATGATCATGGACTGGATGTCTATTTGGCGGCGACCAAGGTGCATCTGGCAGGGCTGTTTGGGCGCAATTGGCTGTGGAATGTCACGCTTCGCGGCACGCGTGCCAATCAGATGGGTATTCTGGGATTCGGTGGCGACCGGCGTGATCGCATGCAGTGGTTGCCTGAAGTCAGCATGGCGGTCTTGTTGACTGATCAGTTGGCTGTAGGGGGTGAATACCGGCGCAAACCTAATAATCTGTCAGTCTATGAAGAAGATGCTTATAGCGATGGGTTCATTTCCTGGTGGCCCAGTAAGCAGATTTCGTTTACGGTCGCCCGCGCTAGATTGGGCAATGTTGCAGACAAGCCTAATCAGCGAGGGTGGTATCTTTCCACGCAATTGGCGTTTTAA
- the trpS gene encoding tryptophan--tRNA ligase, which yields MDNQTNMSIENRVFSGMGPTGRLHIGHYHGALKNWCHLQHQHTCFFMIADMAALTTLYDSIDVIQNSIWEMLVDWLAAGVDPEKATIFIQSRVPAQVELAWLLGMSTPIPWLQEIPAYKEKLAKLQGKNLQTLGFLADPVMQAADILAYKATQIPVGADQVEHLRVAGEIAHRFNALYGQRHPQGPHDILPQPQPLLTEQSQLPGLDGEKMSKSYGNAIFLRSSASLIAEKVQGMAVARDNVHVPGNPNACPVFKFHRVYSPRTTCDSVEHACRSGRLNCGDCKQPLVQSITEEQNPMRERAEPFLAKPSLLKDIVDAGCDKARAIAETTLVEVREIMGLSYRMPLELPEAL from the coding sequence ATGGATAATCAGACCAATATGAGCATTGAGAACCGTGTATTTTCAGGAATGGGACCCACTGGACGGCTACATATTGGCCATTACCATGGTGCATTGAAGAACTGGTGCCACTTACAGCATCAACACACGTGTTTCTTCATGATTGCAGACATGGCCGCACTCACAACGCTCTATGACTCCATTGATGTAATTCAAAACAGCATCTGGGAAATGCTGGTGGACTGGCTGGCAGCAGGTGTTGATCCCGAAAAGGCAACCATTTTTATTCAATCACGTGTTCCAGCCCAAGTGGAGCTGGCATGGCTGCTGGGTATGAGCACACCCATTCCATGGCTTCAGGAAATCCCTGCATACAAAGAAAAGCTTGCAAAGTTACAAGGCAAAAATTTGCAGACGCTTGGCTTTCTTGCAGATCCAGTCATGCAAGCTGCTGACATTCTTGCTTACAAAGCCACACAAATCCCGGTTGGAGCCGATCAGGTAGAACATTTACGGGTAGCAGGCGAAATCGCGCATCGCTTCAATGCACTTTATGGACAACGCCATCCGCAAGGACCGCATGATATTCTGCCCCAGCCTCAGCCGTTACTGACTGAACAATCACAATTACCTGGATTGGACGGCGAAAAAATGTCCAAGTCCTATGGGAATGCAATATTTCTACGTAGTTCAGCTTCACTGATAGCCGAAAAGGTTCAGGGTATGGCTGTCGCCCGTGACAACGTACATGTTCCTGGCAATCCGAATGCATGCCCGGTATTCAAGTTTCATCGTGTCTACTCTCCACGCACGACCTGTGATTCAGTTGAGCATGCCTGCCGCTCTGGAAGGTTAAACTGCGGTGATTGCAAACAGCCATTAGTACAATCCATCACGGAGGAGCAAAATCCAATGCGAGAACGTGCCGAACCGTTTTTAGCGAAGCCCAGCTTGCTGAAGGACATCGTGGATGCTGGATGTGACAAAGCTCGCGCGATCGCTGAAACTACCCTCGTCGAAGTCAGGGAAATAATGGGATTAAGCTACCGAATGCCTCTAGAACTGCCCGAAGCCTTGTAG
- a CDS encoding GNAT family N-acetyltransferase — protein MQIRPARLDDVSAICDIYNEVVLNTTAIYEDEPTTLEARQTWFNTRIGQSYPILVAEQDGDVLGFSTFGEWRTRWGYRFTVEHSVHVRADQRGKGIGLQLVQALLPLARAMGKHVMIGAVDADNLGSIRFHERLGFVATGRCPQVGYKFDRWLDLVFMQLILADEPNQP, from the coding sequence ATGCAAATCCGCCCGGCCCGTTTGGACGATGTATCAGCCATCTGTGATATCTATAACGAAGTGGTGCTGAACACCACCGCAATCTACGAAGACGAGCCCACCACGCTGGAAGCGCGTCAGACGTGGTTCAATACTCGGATAGGACAGAGTTATCCAATCCTGGTTGCCGAACAGGACGGCGACGTCTTGGGCTTTTCTACCTTTGGCGAGTGGCGCACCCGTTGGGGCTATCGGTTTACTGTCGAGCATTCGGTGCATGTCCGAGCTGATCAGCGTGGGAAAGGTATTGGATTGCAATTGGTCCAGGCTTTGTTGCCATTGGCTCGTGCAATGGGGAAGCACGTGATGATCGGCGCGGTGGATGCAGATAATCTGGGTTCGATCCGTTTTCACGAACGCCTGGGTTTTGTGGCCACGGGTCGTTGCCCGCAAGTGGGCTACAAATTTGATCGCTGGCTGGATCTTGTGTTCATGCAGCTGATATTGGCTGATGAGCCCAATCAGCCTTGA
- a CDS encoding group 1 truncated hemoglobin, translated as MLKPALLLCFAIWPCSQVVMSEPTLYERLGGEEGVAAIAHGVVEQGKRDPKTAKHFDKFNQSRTEKLIAQQLCSLTHGGCVYEGENMRVAHAGLNIREPAFYATVQHLRNVLDERGVGDSAKNQLLRILAPMKRQIVQTGAAPAPATNPKAD; from the coding sequence ATGCTCAAACCTGCCTTGTTGCTCTGCTTCGCCATCTGGCCATGTTCACAGGTCGTAATGAGCGAACCCACCCTATACGAGCGTCTGGGTGGCGAAGAAGGTGTTGCTGCCATTGCCCACGGTGTGGTTGAACAAGGCAAACGGGACCCAAAGACAGCCAAGCATTTCGACAAATTCAATCAGTCACGCACCGAAAAGCTGATCGCACAGCAGCTTTGTTCGCTGACGCACGGGGGCTGTGTATATGAAGGCGAAAACATGCGGGTAGCCCACGCCGGGTTGAATATTCGCGAGCCCGCGTTCTATGCAACAGTCCAGCATTTACGAAATGTGCTGGATGAACGCGGTGTTGGGGATAGCGCCAAAAATCAGCTACTCAGGATTCTGGCGCCAATGAAGCGGCAGATTGTTCAAACGGGCGCTGCACCAGCACCCGCCACCAATCCAAAAGCCGATTGA